The following are encoded in a window of Pseudomonas multiresinivorans genomic DNA:
- a CDS encoding sensor histidine kinase, with amino-acid sequence MSATSPESAPGRAKEKPLERADSLFARLFGVFLLAIVVAHLLAFAWFHHYGPHHEPPPPPPAEHGFERGPPPPGMMPPPPPGPRLPFWSVPFAFQLLTLILAAYIGARLLARPVQHLGDAALRLSEDLDSPPLPETGTREARQAARAFNRMRERIREQVQQRSRMLVAVSHDLRTPLSRLRLRVEEVDNPQLRTRISQDLAEMIGMLDSTLHYLQQERASEPLQWFDVKALADSLAEDACERGADVGVEGYCAPLKVQPMALRSCLNNLLDNALRYAGDVSIELRDGTRELEIRVRDHGPGIPAELREQVFEPFFRLEGSRNRNSGGVGLGLAIARDAARRQGGDLFFEETPGGGATAVLRLPRSTTA; translated from the coding sequence ATGTCCGCGACATCGCCTGAGTCCGCGCCCGGGCGCGCAAAGGAAAAACCCCTGGAGCGCGCCGACAGCCTGTTCGCCCGGCTGTTCGGCGTGTTCCTGCTGGCCATCGTGGTCGCGCACCTGCTGGCCTTCGCCTGGTTCCATCACTACGGGCCGCATCACGAGCCACCGCCTCCGCCGCCAGCGGAGCACGGCTTCGAGCGCGGCCCGCCGCCCCCCGGCATGATGCCGCCGCCACCGCCCGGCCCGCGCCTGCCGTTCTGGAGCGTGCCGTTCGCCTTCCAGCTGCTGACCCTGATCCTCGCCGCCTACATCGGCGCGCGCCTGCTGGCCCGCCCGGTGCAGCATCTGGGCGACGCCGCGCTGCGCCTCTCCGAAGACCTGGACAGCCCGCCCCTGCCGGAAACCGGCACGCGTGAAGCCCGCCAGGCCGCGCGCGCCTTCAACCGCATGCGCGAGCGCATTCGCGAACAGGTGCAGCAACGCAGCCGCATGCTGGTGGCGGTGTCCCATGACCTGCGCACGCCGCTCTCGCGCCTGCGCCTGCGCGTCGAGGAAGTCGACAACCCGCAGCTGCGCACCCGCATCAGCCAGGACCTGGCCGAAATGATCGGCATGCTCGACTCCACCCTGCACTACCTGCAGCAGGAGCGCGCCAGCGAACCCCTGCAGTGGTTCGACGTGAAGGCGCTGGCCGATTCCCTCGCCGAGGACGCCTGCGAGCGCGGCGCCGATGTCGGCGTGGAAGGCTACTGCGCGCCGCTCAAGGTGCAGCCAATGGCACTGCGCTCCTGCCTGAACAACCTGCTGGACAATGCGCTGCGCTATGCCGGCGATGTCAGCATCGAACTGCGTGACGGCACCCGCGAGCTGGAAATCCGCGTGCGCGACCACGGCCCGGGCATCCCCGCCGAGCTGCGCGAACAGGTGTTCGAGCCGTTCTTCCGCCTGGAAGGCTCGCGCAACCGCAACTCCGGCGGCGTCGGCCTGGGCCTGGCCATCGCCCGCGATGCCGCGCGGCGCCAGGGCGGCGACCTGTTCTTCGAGGAAACCCCCGGCGGCGGCGCCACCGCCGTGCTGCGCCTGCCCAGAAGCACGACTGCGTAA
- a CDS encoding CynX/NimT family MFS transporter, giving the protein MSLPNDPKDTEHKVSCPPEELLIDAEDDSAPKIEPRPQRTWLLLLGLVLVAINLRPALSSLSPLLNTVRDGTGLSAAAAGLLTTLPVLCLGLFAPLAPMLARRLGAERTVLLILFTLAGGIVLRSLFPVAGLFLGSLVAGASIGIIGVLLPGIVKRDFPHIAGTMTGVYTMALCLGAATAAGSTVPLAGLMGNSWQLALAFWAIPAVVAAAIWLPQTRQNHHAHRAVYKVKGLWRDPLAWQVTLYMGLQSSLAYIVFGWVPSILIDRGLSAVEAGLVLSGSVMVQLFSALAAPWLATRGKDQRLAVVIVMSLTLAGLLGLLLAPLSGIWGWAVVLGLGQGGTFSIALALIVLRSPDSHVASNLSGMAQGVGYTLAACGPFLVGVVHDVTGGWAATGVIFVVVTVAAIIFGLGAGRDRLVQVKSEHV; this is encoded by the coding sequence ATGTCCCTGCCCAATGACCCGAAAGACACCGAACACAAGGTGTCCTGCCCGCCCGAAGAACTGCTGATCGACGCCGAAGACGACAGCGCACCGAAGATCGAACCGCGCCCGCAGCGTACCTGGCTGTTGCTGCTGGGCCTGGTGCTGGTGGCGATCAACCTGCGCCCGGCGCTTTCCAGCCTGTCGCCGCTGCTCAACACCGTGCGCGACGGCACCGGCCTTTCCGCTGCCGCCGCCGGCCTGCTGACCACCCTGCCGGTGCTCTGCCTGGGCCTGTTCGCGCCGCTGGCGCCGATGCTCGCGCGGCGCCTGGGCGCCGAGCGCACCGTGCTGCTGATCCTCTTCACCCTGGCCGGCGGCATCGTCCTGCGCAGCCTGTTCCCAGTGGCCGGTCTGTTCCTCGGCAGCCTGGTGGCCGGCGCCAGCATCGGCATCATCGGCGTGCTGCTGCCGGGCATCGTCAAGCGCGACTTCCCGCATATCGCCGGGACCATGACCGGCGTCTACACCATGGCCCTGTGCCTGGGCGCCGCCACCGCCGCGGGCTCCACCGTGCCGCTGGCCGGGCTGATGGGCAATAGCTGGCAACTGGCCCTGGCGTTCTGGGCGATTCCCGCCGTGGTCGCGGCGGCGATCTGGCTGCCGCAGACGCGCCAGAACCACCACGCCCACCGTGCGGTGTACAAGGTGAAGGGCCTGTGGCGCGACCCGCTGGCCTGGCAGGTGACGCTCTACATGGGCCTGCAATCGTCGCTGGCCTACATCGTCTTCGGCTGGGTGCCGTCGATCCTCATCGACCGTGGACTCAGTGCGGTGGAAGCCGGGCTGGTGCTTTCCGGTTCGGTGATGGTGCAGCTGTTCAGCGCCCTGGCCGCCCCCTGGCTGGCCACCCGTGGCAAGGACCAGCGCCTCGCCGTGGTGATCGTCATGAGCCTGACCCTGGCCGGCCTGCTCGGCCTGCTGCTCGCCCCGCTCTCGGGTATCTGGGGCTGGGCGGTGGTGCTCGGCCTCGGCCAGGGCGGCACCTTCAGCATCGCCCTGGCGCTGATCGTGCTGCGCTCGCCGGACTCCCACGTCGCCTCCAACCTCTCCGGCATGGCCCAGGGCGTGGGCTACACACTGGCGGCCTGCGGACCTTTCCTGGTCGGCGTGGTGCACGACGTCACCGGCGGCTGGGCGGCAACCGGGGTGATCTTCGTGGTGGTGACGGTGGCGGCGATCATCTTCGGCCTGGGCGCCGGGCGGGATCGGTTGGTGCAGGTGAAAAGCGAGCACGTCTGA
- a CDS encoding FadR/GntR family transcriptional regulator, with translation MPSPLQKRSLVDIALEQIHQRIGDGTWPLGQRLPPESELAETLGMSRNTVREAVRVLTFSGVLEVRQGDGTYVRACANPLDAMLVLARSSVEQALEARGIIEVEASRLAAERRSEADLAALHEALEASAVHHGGSLDEYIAHDLAFHQRVVDSAHNPVLSELYRYFSQVIRAGLERTIGDPSRPQPSFELHRELVDAIARGDAEAAAKANRALLI, from the coding sequence ATGCCAAGCCCTCTTCAAAAGCGCTCCCTGGTCGACATCGCCCTGGAGCAGATCCACCAGCGCATCGGCGACGGCACCTGGCCGCTGGGCCAGCGCCTGCCCCCCGAATCCGAATTGGCCGAAACCCTCGGCATGAGCCGCAACACGGTGCGAGAGGCCGTGCGCGTGCTGACCTTCTCCGGTGTGCTGGAAGTGCGTCAGGGCGATGGCACCTATGTGCGCGCCTGCGCCAACCCGCTGGACGCCATGCTGGTGCTCGCCCGCAGCTCGGTGGAGCAGGCGCTGGAGGCACGCGGCATCATCGAGGTGGAAGCCAGCCGGCTGGCTGCCGAGCGCCGCAGTGAAGCCGACCTCGCCGCGCTGCATGAGGCCCTCGAAGCTTCCGCCGTGCACCACGGCGGATCGCTGGACGAATACATCGCCCACGACCTGGCCTTCCACCAACGCGTGGTGGACAGCGCCCACAACCCGGTGCTCAGCGAGTTGTACCGCTACTTCTCCCAGGTCATCCGCGCCGGGCTGGAGCGCACCATCGGCGACCCCAGCCGGCCGCAGCCGAGCTTCGAGCTGCACCGCGAGCTGGTGGACGCCATTGCCCGTGGCGATGCCGAAGCCGCCGCGAAAGCGAACCGCGCGCTGCTGATCTGA
- the xopAW gene encoding EF-hand domain-containing protein produces the protein MISGVSSSYASYYTSSLAWTQTASGTTATQSGSTGASQGAAKFQEDLFKSIDSDGDGSISKDELTSALSSGDDSDSSDIDIDALLSELDSDTSGGISQDELSAALPPPPPPPGGMGGMADAGESADDLISALDSDGDGSLSSDELSALGSSDDSERLSELFSQLDADGSGSISSDELASALQAQRSDGPPPPPPSASSGSSSDSSSGSSDSSTTTASSTSSGNANTGAAYQKLVANLLKQYQSSEVTALQATSGSLVNIAA, from the coding sequence ATGATCAGCGGCGTGAGCAGCAGCTATGCGAGCTACTACACCAGCTCGCTCGCCTGGACCCAGACCGCCAGCGGCACCACCGCCACGCAGAGCGGTAGCACTGGCGCGTCCCAGGGCGCGGCGAAATTCCAGGAAGACCTGTTCAAGTCCATCGACAGCGATGGCGACGGCAGCATCAGCAAGGACGAACTGACCAGCGCGCTGTCGTCCGGCGACGATTCGGACAGCAGCGATATCGACATCGACGCCCTGCTCAGCGAGTTGGACAGCGATACCAGCGGCGGCATCTCCCAGGACGAACTCTCCGCCGCCCTGCCCCCGCCTCCCCCACCGCCGGGCGGCATGGGGGGAATGGCCGATGCGGGGGAATCGGCCGACGACCTGATCAGCGCCCTGGACAGCGACGGCGACGGCAGCCTCAGCAGCGACGAACTTTCCGCCCTGGGCAGCAGCGACGACAGCGAGCGCCTGAGCGAACTGTTCAGCCAGCTCGACGCCGACGGCAGCGGCTCCATCAGCAGCGACGAACTCGCCAGCGCACTGCAGGCGCAGCGCAGCGACGGCCCGCCACCACCGCCGCCTTCGGCCTCCAGTGGCTCGTCCAGCGACTCTTCCAGCGGTTCCTCGGACAGCTCGACGACCACCGCCTCCAGCACCTCCTCAGGCAACGCCAACACCGGCGCTGCCTACCAGAAGCTGGTGGCCAACCTGCTCAAGCAATACCAGAGCAGCGAGGTCACCGCCCTCCAGGCTACCAGCGGCAGCCTGGTGAACATCGCCGCCTGA